One genomic window of Camelina sativa cultivar DH55 chromosome 5, Cs, whole genome shotgun sequence includes the following:
- the LOC104786599 gene encoding monothiol glutaredoxin-S9 gives MDKVVRMSSEKGVVIFSKSSCCLSYAVQVLFQDLGVHPTIHEIDKDPECREIEKALMRLGCSTPVPAIFVGGKLIGSTNEVMSLHLSGSLVPLVKPFQANLC, from the coding sequence ATGGACAAAGTTGTGAGAATGTCGTCAGAGAAAGGAGTGGTTATTTTCAGCAAGAGCTCGTGTTGCCTGTCCTATGCTGTCCAAGTCCTCTTCCAGGATCTTGGGGTTCACCCGACGATCCATGAGATTGATAAGGACCCTGAATGCCGTGAGATCGAGAAAGCACTGATGAGGCTTGGCTGTTCCACGCCTGTCCCAGCCATCTTTGTGGGTGGGAAGCTCATTGGTTCGACCAATGAAGTCATGTCGCTACACCTAAGCGGCTCGCTGGTTCCGCTGGTTAAGCCGTTTCAGGCCAATCTATGTTAA